The proteins below come from a single Meriones unguiculatus strain TT.TT164.6M chromosome 13 unlocalized genomic scaffold, Bangor_MerUng_6.1 Chr13_unordered_Scaffold_37, whole genome shotgun sequence genomic window:
- the LOC132650935 gene encoding zinc finger protein 120-like, with protein YNDVHVNFTQEEWALLDTSQRNLYKDVMLETYRNLTAIGYSWEDDNIDEHCQSSRRHTRKHTREDRYECIQYGKTFACNSYLLIHERIHTGEKPYECNECGKAFAQNSHLLLHKRTHTGEKPYECNQCGKAFAQNSHLLQHKRIHTGEKPYECNQCGKAFACNSNLLIHKRTHTGEKPYECNQCGKAFKHNSHLIHKRIHTGEKPYECNQCGKAFAQNSHLVLHNRTHTGEKPYECNQCGKAFARKGSLLTHKRTHTGEKPYDCNQCGKAFTRNSHLLIHKRTHTGEKPYECKQCGKAFVCSSNLIIHKRTHWRETL; from the exons tacaatgatgtgcatgtgaactttacTCAAGAAGAATGGGCTTTGCTGGATACTTCCCAAAGGAATCTTtataaagatgtgatgctggagacctacaggaacctcactgctatag gctacagttGGGAAGATGATAATATTGACgagcattgtcaaagttctagaagacatacGAG aaagcatactAGAGAGGATCGCTATGAATGTATCCAATATGGTAAAACCTTTGCCTGTAACAGTTATCTCCTAATACATGAacgaattcacactggagagaaaccttatgaatgtaacgaatgtggtaaagcctttgcacagaatagTCATCTCCTCCTacacaaaagaactcacactggagagaaaccttatgaatgtaaccaatgtggtaaagcctttgcacagaacagtcatctcttacagcataaaagaattcacactggagagaaaccttatgaatgtaaccaatgtggtaaagcctttgcatgtaacagtaatctcctaatacataaaagaactcacactggagagaaaccgtatgaatgtaaccaatgtggtaaagcctttaaacATAACAGTcatctaatacataaaagaattcacactggagagaaaccttatgaatgcaaccaatgtggtaaagcctttgcacagaacagtcatctcGTACTACATAatagaactcacactggagagaaaccttatgaatgtaaccaatgtggtaaagcctttgcacgtaaggGTAGTCTCCtaacacataaaagaacacacactggagaaaaaccttatgactgtaaccaatgtggtaaagcctttacacgtaacagtcatctcctaatacataaaagaactcacactggtgagaaaccatatgaatgtaagcAGTGTGGTAAAGCGTTTGTATGTAGCAGTAATCTCATAATACACAAAAGAActcactggagagaaacgttatga